In a genomic window of Acidilobus saccharovorans 345-15:
- a CDS encoding proteasome-activating nucleotidase, with protein sequence MSLSESGKNTREKPDDDELSLLREKVRYLTQLNMNLEKDLEFYKQELNKLLEPPYIEAMVLEVLSDGRAVVKSSTGPNLVVRIASNVDIDKLRPGASVALNNKGSTIVEVLPSIHDPLVEAMEIEERPSITFKDVGGLEEQIREIYEVVGLPLIKPQLFDEIGVEPPKGVLLYGPPGTGKTLVARALAGEVKATFIRVVASQFVNKFIGEGARIVREVFRLAKEKKPSIIFIDEIDAIGSRRVDMGTSGDREVQRTMLQLLAEMDGFDPLEGVKVVAATNRIDLLDPALLRPGRFDRIIEIPLPDKKGRLEILKIHTRNMKLKDVDLEEIASMTEGFSGAELKAVATEAGFFAIRDGKNYVSQEHFIKAVDKVRNRMEKRKQIFGTHI encoded by the coding sequence TTGTCACTTAGTGAGTCAGGCAAGAACACCAGGGAGAAGCCAGATGACGACGAGCTGTCCCTGCTGAGGGAGAAGGTCAGATACTTAACACAGCTTAACATGAACCTTGAGAAGGACCTGGAGTTCTATAAACAGGAGCTTAACAAGCTGTTAGAGCCGCCATACATAGAGGCCATGGTTCTGGAGGTGTTGTCCGATGGAAGGGCGGTAGTCAAGAGCTCCACGGGGCCTAACCTCGTGGTCAGGATAGCGTCCAACGTCGATATAGACAAGCTTAGGCCCGGCGCCTCGGTGGCCCTTAACAACAAGGGATCTACAATAGTGGAGGTGCTCCCCTCCATTCATGATCCCCTTGTTGAGGCCATGGAGATAGAGGAGAGGCCCTCGATCACGTTCAAGGACGTGGGCGGTCTAGAGGAACAGATAAGGGAAATATATGAGGTAGTTGGGCTGCCTCTCATAAAACCACAGCTCTTCGATGAAATAGGGGTGGAGCCTCCCAAGGGGGTCCTGCTGTACGGGCCTCCGGGCACGGGCAAGACGCTGGTGGCCAGGGCCCTGGCGGGCGAGGTCAAGGCTACGTTTATAAGGGTAGTGGCGAGCCAGTTCGTCAACAAGTTCATAGGCGAGGGCGCAAGGATAGTGAGGGAGGTCTTCAGGCTGGCCAAGGAGAAGAAGCCGTCTATTATATTCATCGACGAGATAGACGCCATAGGTTCAAGGAGGGTTGACATGGGCACCAGCGGTGACAGGGAGGTTCAGAGGACCATGCTTCAGCTGCTTGCGGAGATGGACGGCTTCGACCCGCTGGAGGGCGTCAAGGTGGTGGCCGCCACTAACAGAATCGACCTACTTGACCCAGCCCTTCTGAGGCCGGGCAGGTTTGACAGGATAATAGAGATACCGCTCCCTGACAAGAAGGGCCGGCTTGAGATACTCAAGATACACACCAGGAACATGAAGCTCAAGGACGTGGACCTCGAGGAGATAGCCTCAATGACGGAGGGGTTCTCAGGCGCCGAGCTAAAGGCGGTCGCCACGGAGGCCGGATTCTTTGCCATCAGGGATGGCAAGAACTACGTGTCCCAGGAGCACTTCATAAAGGCCGTCGACAAGGTCCGTAACAGGATGGAGAAGAGGAAGCAGATATTCGGAACCCATATATGA
- a CDS encoding replication initiator protein WhiP, with product MKKDVEREQPLEALKERGGPRSKLVDAILVLLLARPMKAAEIAEVLRREPKYISSYLSYWKSRGYVDYDLGLWYLTPKGEDYARQVAEAQRDEQFNEFVALAQRLMSTVSQTRNYKRGGQQGSEGSEVQSFIAGLTNKTDKKLQESRVSDAACVLQELKDKVSDEESEVVMELLTHYSKYGVTYMYLDQLAEKLKADYEWLLRKVRDLQSKGIVYIYTDPRLGIRVGFSKNVKETLSRCQH from the coding sequence ATGAAGAAGGATGTTGAGAGAGAGCAGCCGCTGGAAGCGTTAAAGGAGAGGGGTGGGCCCAGGAGTAAGCTCGTCGACGCTATACTGGTGCTGCTCCTCGCAAGGCCAATGAAGGCAGCCGAGATAGCGGAGGTCTTAAGGAGGGAGCCCAAGTACATCTCAAGCTACCTCTCATACTGGAAGTCTAGGGGTTATGTTGACTATGACCTGGGCCTCTGGTACCTCACTCCTAAGGGCGAGGACTACGCCAGGCAGGTCGCAGAGGCCCAGCGAGACGAGCAATTTAATGAGTTTGTGGCCCTGGCCCAGAGGCTCATGTCTACAGTTAGTCAGACAAGAAACTACAAGAGAGGAGGTCAGCAGGGCAGCGAGGGCAGCGAGGTCCAGTCATTCATTGCTGGGCTAACCAATAAAACGGACAAGAAACTACAAGAGAGCAGGGTCTCCGACGCTGCGTGCGTCCTTCAGGAGCTTAAGGATAAGGTGTCTGACGAGGAGAGTGAAGTGGTCATGGAACTCCTGACTCATTACTCCAAGTATGGCGTGACCTACATGTACTTGGATCAGCTGGCCGAGAAGCTAAAGGCTGACTATGAGTGGCTTCTCAGAAAGGTCAGGGACCTGCAGAGCAAAGGCATTGTATATATCTACACGGATCCACGCCTTGGCATTAGGGTTGGATTTTCCAAGAACGTCAAGGAGACGCTTAGCCGCTGCCAGCACTAA